One segment of Primulina tabacum isolate GXHZ01 chromosome 14, ASM2559414v2, whole genome shotgun sequence DNA contains the following:
- the LOC142523646 gene encoding LOW QUALITY PROTEIN: BTB/POZ domain-containing protein At1g67900-like (The sequence of the model RefSeq protein was modified relative to this genomic sequence to represent the inferred CDS: deleted 1 base in 1 codon), protein MKFMKLGSRPDTFYTTEAVRSVSSEVSSDLIIQVKGSRYLLHKFPLLSKCLRLRRLCAENSEASQIQIIHLHDYPGGVEAFEMCAKFCYGITITVSACNIVSVRCAAEYLQMTEDIEKGNLIYKIEVFLNSCILQGWRDSIVTLQSTKAFSLWSENLRITGRCIEAIASKVLAHPTKINLSHSYSRRGRDDMSWNGSESNRNKSTSNSKGWWAEDLADLGIDLYWRAMIAIKSGGKVPSGFIGDALRIYASRWLPNISKHITIEKGVESDSESDLTGEATRKHRVLLESIVSLLPAEKGAVSCRFLSKLLKAANILKASSSSKMELARRVGLQLEDATVDDLLVPSLTSANDTIYDVDVVMIILEQFILQGQSPPISPPRSKTNFQRRRSRSAENIDLEFQESRRSSSASHSSKLKVGKLVDGYLQVISKDKNLALSKFISIAESIPEFSRLDHDDLYKAIDIYLKGHPELNKSERKRLCQILDCRKLSVEACMHAAQNEMLPLRVVVQVLFFEQARAAMNGGKVAEFPPGIKALLAVQKNPVNATASITTNTTTPSEDQWSVSGLKSLKSNVSTLKMKLAEDDEMDENVFPNGVEKFAKAKSFCMIPNRPKRMFSKLWPINRSVSEKN, encoded by the exons ATGAAGTTTATGAAGCTTGGATCCCGGCCCGATACTTTCTACACCACTGAGGCCGTGAG GTCTGTGTCTTCTGAGGTTTCAAGTGATCTTATCATTCAAGTGAAGGGAAGTAGATATCTACTCCATAAG TTTCCCCTGCTGTCCAAGTGCTTGCGCTTGCGGAGGTTATGTGCGGAAAACTCCGAAGCCTCACAAATTCAAATAATCCATCTCCATGACTATCCTGGAGGAGTCGAGGCCTTCGAAATGTGCGCAAAATTCTGCTATGGAATCACGATCACTGTCAGTGCTTGCAACATTGTTTCGGTTCGATGTGCAGCAGAGTATCTTCAAATGACGGAAGATATCGAGAAGGGTAATCTAATATACAAGATTGAAGTGTTTTTGAATTCTTGCATCCTTCAGGGATGGAGGGACTCAATTGTAACTTTACAAAGCACGAAAGCGTTTTCTTTGTGGTCCGAGAACCTTCGAATTACAGGCAGATGCATTGAAGCCATTGCTTCAAAAGTTTTGGCTCATCCCACAAAGATTAACTTGTCACACAGTTATTCGAGACGTGGTCGAGATGACATGTCGTGGAATGGGTCGGAGAGCAATAGAAATAAGTCTACAAGTAATAGTAAAGGATGGTGGGCTGAAGATTTAGCAGATTTAGGGATTGATCTTTATTGGAGAGCAATGATAGCCATCAAATCTGGCGGCAAGGTTCCTTCGGGTTTTATTGGTGATGCCTTGCGAATCTATGCATCCCGGTGGCTACCAAATATTTCAAAGCACATTACTATTGAGAAGGGAGTAGAATCGGACAGCGAGTCGGATTTGACTGGAGAAGCTACTAGGAAGCACAGGGTGCTGCTGGAATCGATTGTTAGTTTGTTGCCAGCAGAGAAAGGCGCTGTTTCTTGCCGTTTTTTGTCAAAACTATTGAAGGCTGCTAACATACTGAAAGCTTCTTCATCTTCAAAGATGGAATTGGCAAGAAGGGTTGGGCTTCAATTAGAAGATGCCACAGTTGATGATCTGTTAGTGCCATCCTTGACATCTGCAAACGACACAATATATGATGTTGATGTTGTAATGATCATTTTGGAGCAGTTTATTTTGCAAGGACAGAGTCCACCAATTAGTCCTCCGAGAAGCAAAACCAATTTCCAGAGGCGAAGGTCTAGATCTGCAGAAAACATCGATTTGGAGTTTCAAGAAAGTAGGAGATCATCTTCTGCATCACACAGTTCCAAACTCAAGGTGGGAAAGCTTGTGGATGGATATTTACAAGTAATATCCAAAGACAAAAATTTGGCTTTGTCAAAGTTCATTTCCATTGCTGAATCGATCCCCGAATTTTCCAGGCTTGATCATGATGATCTTTACAAAGCTATTGACATCTACCTAAAG GGGCATCCGGAGCTCAACAAGAGTGAAAGAAAACGGCTATGCCAAATATTAGACTGCAGAAAACTATCGGTAGAAGCCTGTATGCACGCTGCACAAAACGAGATGCTCCCGTTAAGGGTGGTGGTTCAAGTACTTTTCTTTGAGCAAGCTCGAGCTGCCATGAATGGTGGAAAAGTGGCCGAGTTTCCA CCTGGTATCAAGGCGCTATTGGCGGTGCAGAAGAATCCTGTGAATGCTACAGCCTCCATCACTACCAATACCACGACTCCATCAGAGGATCAATGGAGTGTATCTGGCTTAAAATCACTAAAATCCAACGTTTCCACGCTTAAAATGAAGCTTGCTGAGGATGATGAAATGGACGAAAATGTGTTTCCGAATGGGGTCGAGAAATTCGCAAAGGCAAAATCGTTCTGTATGATTCCAAATAGGCCTAAAAGAATGTTCAGCAAGCTGTGGCCAATCAACAGAAGTGTGAGTGAAAAGAACTAA